The Ziziphus jujuba cultivar Dongzao chromosome 7, ASM3175591v1 genome includes a region encoding these proteins:
- the LOC107425040 gene encoding squalene epoxidase 3, translating into MFKQANPLPHHVSLLSSPYQTHYSASNPFFINPPSPKVSPLFRKKTNSSSNQSICSSSTIPTSSFSSIPTTTTTTTTTTTEVEAQSESEELSASSTSSTPSFCSAFKMVPVVDPFVFWTFFASLLGFLLLFIFRFQNKKNVSSERKTKMNLLEDQAKSSAGGGEIPTVFNSGTDIIIVGAGVAGSALAHTLAKEGRRIHVIERDLTEPDRIVGELLQPGGYLKLIELGLEDCVEKIDAQRIFGYGLFKDGRRTRVSYPLERFHTDVAGRSFHNGRFIQRMREKAASLPNVKLEQGTVTSLLEENGIIKGVQYKTKNGQEHEAYAPLTIVCDGCFSNLRRSLCEPKVEVPSCFVGLILENCQLPFANHGHVVLADPSPILFYPISSTEVRCLVDVPGQKVPSIANGAMANYLKNTVAPQVPAELHDAFLSAIDKGNIRTMPNRSMPANPLPTPGALLMGDAFNMRHPLTGGGMTVALSDIVVLRDLLKPLHDLNDSASLCKYLESFYTLRKPVASTINTLAGALYKVFSASPDEARQEMREACFDYLSLGGIFSTGPVALLSGLNPRPLSLVLHFFAVAVYGVGRLLLPFPSPKRLWIGARLILSASGIIFPIIKAEGVRQMFFPVTIPAFHRAPPLDADTKTM; encoded by the exons ATGTTCAAGCAGGCGAACCCGCTTCCCCACCATGTCTCTCTTCTTTCATCACCATACCAAACTCATTACTCTGCTTCGAACCCTTTCTTTATAAACCCACCCTCCCCTAAAGTCTCTCCCCTATTCCGCaaaaaaaccaattcttccTCCAACCAATCCATTTGCTCTTCTTCCACAATACCCACAAGCTCCTTTAGCTCCAttcccaccaccaccaccaccaccaccaccaccacgacCGAGGTGGAAGCTCAATCTGAATCAGAAGAGCTTTCCGCCTCCTCCACATCATCAACGCCGTCGTTTTGTTCTGCTTTTAAGATGGTCCCTGTCGTTGATCCTTTTGTTTTCTGGACATTCTTTGCTTCTTTATTGGGTTTTCTTCTACTTTTCATTTTCCGTTTCCAGAATAAGAAAAATGTCAGTTCTGAGAGAAAGACCAAGATGAATCTTCTAGAAGATCAAGCCAAGAGCTCCGCCGGCGGCGGTGAAATACCAACGGTGTTCAATTCCGGCACCGATATAATTATCGTCGGGGCCGGTGTTGCTGGCTCCGCCCTCGCTCACACCCTTGCCAAG GAAGGAAGGCGAATTCATGTGATTGAAAGAGACTTGACAGAGCCAGATAGAATTGTTGGTGAACTTCTTCAGCCAGGAGGGTACCTTAAGCTGATTGAATTGGGTCTTGAAG ATTGTGTAGAGAAAATTGATGCTCAGAGAATATTTGGATACGGTCTTTTTAAGGATGGAAGGAGAACAAGGGTGTCTTATCCTTTGGAACGTTTCCACACTGATGTTGCTGGAAGGAGTTTCCACAATGGGCGTTTCATACAGAGAATGAGAGAAAAAGCTGCTAGTCTTCCAAA TGTAAAACTGGAGCAAGGTACGGTAACGTCCCTGCTTGAAGAAAATGGGATCATTAAAGGAGTCCAATACAAAACAAAGAATGGTCAAGAACATGAGGCTTATGCTCCTCTTACAATTGTTTGTGATGGTTGCTTCTCAAATCTCCGCCGCTCTCTTTGTGAACCAAAG GTAGAGGTGCCTTCTTGTTTTGTGGGTTTGATTCTAGAGAATTGTCAACTTCCATTTGCGAATCATGGTCATGTAGTCCTAGCAGATCCTTCTCCAATTTTGTTTTATCCAATTAGTAGTACAGAGGTTCGCTGTTTGGTAGATGTACCTGGCCAGAAAGTACCTTCCATTGCTAATGGTGCAATGGCCAATTACTTGAAAAACACAGTGGCTCCACAG GTGCCAGCTGAACTTCATGATGCCTTCTTGTCTGCAATTGATAAAGGAAATATTAGAACCATGCCAAATAGAAGCATGCCTGCCAATCCTCTTCCCACTCCCGGAGCTCTTTTAATGGGTGATGCTTTCAATATGAGGCATCCTTTGACTGGTGGAGGAATGACAGTGGCACTGTCTGATATTGTTGTACTGCGAGATCTTCTTAAGCCATTGCATGACCTGAATGATTCAGCTTCGCTGTGCAAATACCTGGAATCCTTCTATACTTTGCGCAAG CCGGTTGCATCTACAATAAATACTTTGGCAGGTGCATTGTACAAGGTGTTCTCTGCCTCCCCTGATGAAGCCAGACAGGAAATGCGTGAAGCATGTTTTGATTATCTTAGCCTTGGTGGTATTTTTTCAACTGGACCAGTGGCTTTACTCTCCGGTCTAAACCCTCGCCCATTGAGCTTAGTTCTCCACTTCTTTGCTGTGGCTGTATATGGTGTTGGTCGTCTTCTACTACCATTTCCTTCACCTAAACGCTTGTGGATCGGTGCTAGGTTAATTTTG